One Persicobacter psychrovividus DNA window includes the following coding sequences:
- the hslV gene encoding ATP-dependent protease subunit HslV has protein sequence MSLPKIKSTTVCAVVHNGQVAIGADGQATMGNTVAKSNVRKIRKLQDGKIVLGFAGSTADAFTLMERFDEKLGAFKGNMKRAAIELAKDWRMDRYLRRLEAMMIVANKEEVLVISGTGDVLEPDNGVATIGSGSMYAQSAALALKKHAPNLTAKEMVEESLHIAADICIYTNHNLIVEALD, from the coding sequence ATGAGTTTACCAAAAATAAAATCAACAACGGTATGTGCCGTTGTGCATAATGGTCAGGTAGCGATCGGTGCCGATGGTCAGGCGACGATGGGTAATACGGTGGCCAAGAGCAACGTTCGCAAGATCCGTAAATTACAGGATGGCAAGATTGTTCTGGGCTTTGCAGGTTCTACTGCCGACGCTTTCACGCTTATGGAGCGCTTTGATGAAAAACTTGGGGCTTTTAAAGGCAATATGAAACGTGCAGCGATTGAGCTGGCCAAAGACTGGCGAATGGATCGCTATTTGCGCCGCCTCGAAGCCATGATGATTGTCGCCAATAAAGAAGAGGTTTTAGTGATCAGCGGAACGGGTGATGTGCTGGAGCCAGATAATGGTGTGGCAACGATTGGCTCAGGGTCAATGTATGCGCAGTCGGCGGCATTGGCTTTGAAAAAACACGCGCCAAACCTCACGGCCAAAGAGATGGTAGAGGAGTCGTTGCACATTGCTGCAGATATTTGTATTTATACCAACCACAATTTGATTGTGGAGGCTTTGGATTAA
- a CDS encoding Tex family protein, translating into MSKQYFLTIAQELNISEQQVANTANLLDEGATVPFIARYRKEVTGTLDEVQIASVRDRMEQLRELDKRREAILKSMTDLEVLTDELRAQLMEAETMSALEDIYLPFKPKRRTRATIAREKGLEPLAEKIFGEEEFDLEALAQTFIDEEKGVEDLESALAGARDIMAEWVNEDQEARAEIRELFQKSGRFHARVIPGKEAAGEKYKDYFEWDEDLKSAPSHRILAMRRAEKEEIITLESTPEEGDAIFTLEKMFVTRGGAVGEQQQQATRDAYKRLMRPSMETEIRMTTKLSADEEAIRVFRENIAQLLMASPLGQKRVLAIDPGFRTGCKVVMLDAQGKLEDHTVIFPTGGQRQKIEAEQTVMAWAAKYHVEAIAIGNGTASRETETFVKKLKIPNVTVVVVNESGASIYSASEVARKEFPDHDITVRGAVSIGRRLMDPLAELVKIDAKSIGVGQYQHDVDQSLLKKGLDDTVSSCVNAVGVELNTASKELLTYVSGLGPSLAENIIKYRNENGAFANRSALKSVPRLGPKAYEQAAGFLRVRDSKNPLDSSAVHPERYKLVEQMAKDLGVSVKQLMEDAALRKQIVLKNYVSETVGMPTLEDIIQELDKPGRDPREQFEAFSFDENVSEIKDLKMGMKLPGIVTNITAFGAFVDVGVHQDGLVHVSHLSDKFVDDPSKVVKVHQQVTVTVMEVDEGRKRIGLSMKSDPFSNEKPSRGGQRSGQRNNERSGQQGRNQGRNNERPRGRQGSNRQEQSADGDLQAKLAMLKGKFK; encoded by the coding sequence ATGTCAAAACAATATTTCCTGACCATTGCGCAGGAGTTAAATATATCAGAACAACAGGTGGCCAATACGGCAAACTTGTTGGATGAAGGTGCGACGGTACCTTTTATTGCTCGATACCGAAAGGAAGTTACCGGCACACTTGATGAAGTGCAGATCGCCTCGGTGAGGGATCGGATGGAGCAACTTCGGGAGCTTGATAAGCGCCGTGAGGCTATTTTGAAGTCGATGACGGATTTGGAAGTATTGACGGATGAACTGCGCGCTCAGCTGATGGAGGCTGAAACCATGTCGGCACTCGAAGACATTTATTTGCCCTTCAAACCTAAACGCCGAACCCGTGCGACCATTGCACGCGAGAAGGGGCTTGAGCCTTTGGCGGAAAAGATTTTCGGAGAGGAAGAATTTGACCTTGAGGCTTTGGCGCAAACCTTCATTGATGAAGAAAAAGGCGTAGAAGATCTTGAGTCCGCATTGGCCGGTGCAAGGGATATTATGGCCGAGTGGGTGAATGAAGACCAGGAAGCCCGTGCCGAAATTCGTGAGCTGTTCCAGAAATCTGGGCGATTCCATGCCCGTGTGATTCCTGGGAAAGAAGCTGCCGGAGAAAAATATAAAGATTATTTTGAGTGGGATGAAGACTTGAAGTCGGCACCTTCTCACCGTATTTTGGCCATGCGCCGTGCGGAGAAAGAGGAAATTATTACCCTGGAATCTACACCTGAGGAAGGGGATGCGATTTTCACCCTCGAGAAAATGTTCGTTACCCGCGGAGGCGCCGTTGGGGAGCAGCAACAACAGGCCACCCGCGATGCCTACAAACGCTTGATGCGCCCGTCTATGGAAACGGAGATCCGCATGACCACCAAGTTGTCGGCGGATGAGGAAGCCATTCGCGTTTTTCGGGAGAATATTGCCCAATTACTGATGGCCTCTCCTTTGGGGCAGAAGCGTGTTCTGGCGATTGACCCAGGCTTCCGTACAGGCTGTAAAGTGGTGATGCTTGACGCACAGGGTAAACTGGAAGACCACACGGTCATTTTTCCTACTGGTGGGCAACGTCAGAAAATTGAAGCGGAGCAAACCGTGATGGCCTGGGCTGCAAAATACCATGTGGAAGCCATCGCAATCGGCAACGGAACGGCTTCCCGCGAAACGGAAACCTTTGTTAAAAAACTGAAAATCCCGAACGTAACGGTGGTAGTGGTGAACGAGAGTGGCGCCTCTATTTATTCTGCTTCGGAAGTGGCTCGGAAGGAATTCCCTGACCATGATATTACGGTTCGTGGTGCTGTTTCTATTGGTCGCCGTTTGATGGACCCATTGGCGGAATTGGTGAAAATTGATGCCAAATCCATTGGTGTTGGCCAGTATCAGCACGATGTGGATCAGTCCCTCCTTAAGAAAGGCCTTGACGATACGGTTTCCTCTTGTGTAAATGCCGTTGGGGTAGAGCTGAATACCGCTTCAAAAGAATTGCTGACTTACGTTTCTGGCCTTGGACCTTCCCTGGCGGAGAATATCATTAAATACCGAAATGAGAACGGGGCTTTTGCGAACCGCTCGGCATTGAAAAGCGTCCCTCGCCTTGGGCCAAAGGCTTACGAGCAGGCGGCAGGATTCTTGCGCGTACGCGATTCCAAAAATCCTTTGGACAGTTCAGCGGTTCACCCTGAGCGCTACAAACTCGTGGAGCAGATGGCCAAAGATTTGGGGGTTTCGGTGAAGCAACTGATGGAAGATGCCGCTTTGCGCAAGCAGATTGTGCTGAAAAACTATGTTTCTGAAACGGTGGGTATGCCAACGCTTGAGGATATTATTCAGGAGCTTGACAAGCCGGGCCGTGACCCGCGTGAGCAGTTTGAAGCTTTTTCTTTTGATGAAAATGTCTCGGAAATCAAGGACCTGAAAATGGGTATGAAACTTCCAGGTATTGTGACCAATATTACTGCTTTTGGTGCTTTTGTAGATGTTGGGGTACATCAGGATGGCCTGGTGCACGTTAGTCATCTGTCGGATAAATTTGTCGATGACCCTTCTAAAGTGGTGAAGGTTCATCAGCAGGTAACGGTTACGGTTATGGAGGTGGATGAAGGCCGCAAACGTATTGGTTTGTCGATGAAGTCGGATCCTTTCAGCAATGAAAAACCTTCGCGTGGTGGTCAAAGATCGGGACAGCGAAACAACGAAAGAAGTGGGCAACAAGGGCGCAATCAAGGTCGTAATAATGAAAGACCACGAGGACGCCAGGGGAGTAATCGTCAGGAGCAATCTGCCGACGGCGATTTGCAAGCCAAATTAGCGATGCTCAAGGGCAAGTTTAAATAA
- a CDS encoding TlpA disulfide reductase family protein, with amino-acid sequence MMTTLDRLKKHWQNILIGIFFVLMLVLPSFRMFVSSNFQRLLLQSRILQPEEVQASAALPRVPYQWSITDQAGKEVPMSQFEGKTIFLNFWASWCPPCVAELPDILSLMEKTDRSKVAFILLNMDRKPEALERFMKKKGYDFQYYRMHSPLPELLQSQSLPTTHIISPEGKLLTTKKGMAYYDTEHFKNYLENGGR; translated from the coding sequence ATGATGACCACCCTCGACCGACTAAAAAAACATTGGCAGAATATCCTGATCGGGATTTTCTTTGTCCTGATGCTCGTGCTTCCTTCATTTAGAATGTTTGTTTCCAGTAATTTTCAGCGACTGTTACTGCAATCGAGGATTCTTCAGCCTGAAGAAGTACAGGCTTCCGCAGCCCTGCCGAGGGTTCCCTATCAGTGGAGCATCACCGATCAGGCAGGAAAAGAAGTGCCCATGAGCCAATTCGAAGGAAAAACAATCTTTCTGAATTTTTGGGCGAGCTGGTGCCCTCCCTGCGTGGCTGAGCTACCGGATATTTTGTCGCTGATGGAAAAAACTGACCGTTCAAAAGTCGCCTTTATTCTCCTGAATATGGACCGGAAACCCGAAGCCCTTGAGCGGTTCATGAAAAAGAAAGGCTATGATTTTCAGTATTACCGCATGCATTCCCCGCTGCCAGAGCTCCTGCAAAGCCAGTCATTGCCGACCACTCACATTATATCTCCCGAAGGGAAATTGCTGACCACCAAAAAGGGCATGGCCTATTATGATACGGAGCACTTTAAAAATTACCTTGAAAACGGGGGAAGATAG
- the gldA gene encoding gliding motility-associated ABC transporter ATP-binding subunit GldA: MSVKIKNLTRTFGQQKAVNNISFEAHPGEILGFLGPNGAGKSTTMKIATGYLSPTEGTVEVCGIDVVKHPLKSRSKIGYLPESNPLYYEMYVHEYLRFAGKLHGLKGPYLSKRIHKVISLCGLEREQNKKIGQLSKGYKQRVGLAQAFIHDPEVLILDEPTTGLDPNQLIEIRQLIKTVGKDKTVIFSSHIMQEVQALCDRVIIIDQGTVLTDHPIDQLQYKADEQHILLETQFEADLSPIQEIDGVDQIEEISPLNYRIIAHSNQDLRYFIFKVCAQQNIPLVGLAQEKWSIEKTFQALTAH; encoded by the coding sequence GTGTCAGTAAAAATAAAAAATCTAACCCGAACATTTGGCCAACAAAAGGCGGTCAATAATATTTCCTTCGAGGCGCATCCTGGGGAAATCCTGGGATTTCTCGGCCCGAACGGTGCGGGGAAATCCACCACCATGAAAATCGCCACAGGCTACCTGAGCCCTACCGAAGGCACCGTGGAGGTTTGTGGGATTGATGTGGTGAAACACCCCCTGAAGTCGCGATCAAAAATTGGCTACCTGCCCGAAAGCAACCCGCTGTACTATGAAATGTATGTGCATGAATACCTGCGTTTTGCCGGAAAGCTACACGGCTTGAAGGGCCCCTATCTATCCAAAAGAATCCATAAGGTGATTTCCCTTTGTGGGCTGGAGCGGGAGCAGAACAAAAAAATCGGTCAGCTTTCAAAAGGCTATAAACAGCGCGTGGGGCTTGCTCAGGCGTTTATTCATGACCCAGAGGTGCTTATTCTTGATGAGCCCACCACAGGCCTTGACCCCAACCAGTTGATTGAAATTCGGCAACTGATAAAAACGGTCGGCAAAGATAAAACGGTAATCTTTTCCTCCCATATTATGCAGGAGGTTCAGGCACTTTGCGACCGAGTGATTATCATTGATCAGGGAACAGTACTCACCGACCACCCCATTGATCAGCTTCAATATAAAGCCGACGAACAACATATATTACTGGAAACACAATTTGAGGCCGACCTCTCCCCGATTCAGGAAATAGATGGTGTGGATCAGATCGAGGAAATTTCTCCTTTGAATTACCGCATCATTGCACATAGCAATCAGGATTTGCGCTACTTCATTTTTAAAGTTTGCGCACAACAGAACATCCCCTTGGTGGGGCTTGCTCAGGAAAAATGGTCCATAGAAAAAACTTTTCAGGCCCTTACAGCACATTAA
- the gldF gene encoding gliding motility-associated ABC transporter permease subunit GldF — MLQIFAKEVKNFLSSLIAYMVMGVFLVITGLIVWVFPETNVLSYGYAELGPLFNLGPYVLMFLIPAICMRTFAEEKKTGTLELLLTKPLSDLQIILGKFTASWFLVLLAILPTSIYCYSLYHLASPVGNIDSAGITGSYFGLILLAGVFTAFGVLASSISENQIIAFILAVFMCFMMYAGFDSISNINIWSDYSPIIAQLGLLSHYQGMSKGLIDSRDLFYFLTAMIVALQLTRMSLGSRKW; from the coding sequence ATGCTTCAGATATTTGCTAAAGAAGTAAAAAATTTCCTCAGCTCCCTGATTGCCTATATGGTGATGGGGGTGTTTCTGGTCATCACCGGGCTGATCGTCTGGGTTTTCCCCGAAACGAACGTCCTCAGTTATGGCTATGCTGAACTTGGCCCGCTTTTCAATCTTGGCCCCTATGTACTGATGTTCCTCATTCCAGCCATTTGCATGCGCACATTTGCTGAAGAAAAGAAAACAGGAACCCTTGAGCTTTTGCTTACCAAACCCCTGAGCGACCTGCAAATCATCTTGGGGAAATTCACCGCCTCCTGGTTCCTGGTGCTTTTGGCCATCCTGCCCACGAGCATTTATTGCTACTCCCTTTACCACCTGGCATCACCTGTGGGCAACATTGATTCCGCAGGCATAACAGGCTCCTATTTTGGGCTGATCCTCCTGGCGGGCGTATTCACAGCCTTTGGCGTACTGGCTTCCTCCATTTCCGAAAATCAGATTATCGCCTTTATTTTGGCTGTTTTTATGTGTTTCATGATGTATGCTGGCTTTGATTCGATCAGTAACATCAACATCTGGAGCGATTATTCCCCTATCATTGCACAATTGGGTTTACTGTCCCATTATCAGGGAATGAGTAAAGGACTGATCGATTCGAGAGATCTGTTTTATTTTTTAACAGCTATGATCGTTGCTTTGCAACTGACACGCATGAGCCTTGGAAGTAGAAAATGGTAG
- the gldG gene encoding gliding motility-associated ABC transporter substrate-binding protein GldG, which produces MVDFKKKFHSLKVRDILITLIVIMLATNLNLLVSKHFFQVDLTSEGRYTLSNATKNILKKLDDIVYVDVYLDGDFPAGFKRLQTSIEETLDVFHSYAGDKIQYRFIDPSSAKSSRSKNEYYQYLANMGIQPTNIHATENGKKIEKIIFPGAIISYGGKELGVMLFKGNKSAPPQERLNQSVEGVEYELISSIKKLTQRKRKHVAILSEDSHIRPNELAGLQACLKDNYELTISTLQQLPNLMPFDAVLLLRPKSSYIPRQEYELDQYVMNGGKLLVFGEGFKIDTDSLKSSGRAFATPIQGGIDNLLFKWGIKKDGNIIQDLNAGTYPIVTGNMGDQPQIQLMPFPYYPLINQFGKNPIVNNLDAIKMDYASALDTVKVAGIRKTPLMFSSPYSRTVQAPVLIELTNMRGQIDPKKFNQGPFATAYLLEGKFTSIYKDRFLPGFANSKTFKAETADNKIMVVGDADILLNKINPRDGQPVPLGVDPYSQQDYAHADFIKNSLSYLLDDNGIIIARNKTLKIRPLDKVKVLEEQTFWQTLNIALPVLLILLLGVIWYFVRKQRYSKF; this is translated from the coding sequence ATGGTAGATTTTAAAAAGAAATTCCACAGTCTAAAAGTCAGAGATATTCTGATTACTTTGATTGTCATTATGCTGGCCACCAACCTGAATCTGCTGGTGAGCAAGCACTTTTTTCAGGTGGACCTGACCTCAGAGGGACGTTACACCCTTAGTAATGCCACAAAAAATATTCTTAAAAAGCTGGATGATATCGTGTATGTCGATGTGTACCTCGATGGTGATTTCCCGGCAGGATTCAAGCGCCTGCAAACCAGTATCGAGGAAACGCTTGACGTTTTTCATTCTTATGCAGGGGATAAAATCCAGTACCGATTCATTGACCCTTCTTCAGCAAAAAGCAGCCGGTCAAAAAACGAGTATTATCAATACCTGGCCAATATGGGCATTCAGCCCACCAATATCCATGCGACGGAAAATGGCAAGAAGATCGAAAAAATCATCTTCCCGGGGGCTATTATTTCCTACGGCGGTAAAGAGCTCGGCGTCATGCTTTTTAAGGGCAACAAATCAGCGCCACCGCAGGAGCGTCTAAATCAGTCGGTGGAAGGAGTGGAATATGAACTGATTTCGAGTATAAAAAAACTGACACAACGAAAGCGCAAGCATGTGGCGATTTTGAGCGAAGACAGTCATATTCGTCCCAATGAATTGGCGGGGCTTCAGGCATGTCTGAAAGACAACTACGAGCTCACCATTTCCACCCTGCAACAGTTACCAAACCTGATGCCTTTCGATGCCGTGCTATTACTCCGTCCGAAATCCAGCTACATTCCACGTCAGGAATATGAACTTGACCAATATGTAATGAATGGTGGTAAACTGCTCGTTTTTGGCGAAGGGTTTAAAATTGATACCGACAGCCTTAAATCAAGCGGACGCGCCTTCGCCACGCCTATTCAGGGCGGTATTGACAATTTGCTTTTCAAGTGGGGCATCAAAAAAGATGGCAACATCATTCAGGACCTGAATGCCGGAACCTACCCGATAGTTACCGGAAATATGGGAGATCAGCCTCAAATTCAGCTGATGCCTTTCCCCTATTATCCATTGATCAATCAGTTTGGGAAAAACCCGATTGTCAATAACCTTGACGCCATCAAGATGGATTATGCCTCGGCACTGGATACCGTGAAAGTTGCCGGAATCCGAAAAACGCCACTGATGTTTTCATCACCATATTCACGGACCGTTCAGGCTCCGGTACTTATTGAATTGACCAATATGCGTGGGCAAATTGACCCGAAGAAATTTAATCAGGGGCCCTTCGCTACAGCTTATCTTTTGGAGGGGAAATTCACCTCTATTTATAAAGACCGGTTCCTGCCGGGCTTTGCCAATTCAAAAACTTTCAAAGCGGAAACCGCCGACAACAAAATAATGGTGGTAGGTGATGCCGATATTTTGCTGAACAAAATCAACCCCCGAGATGGGCAGCCGGTTCCGCTTGGGGTAGATCCGTACAGTCAGCAGGATTACGCCCATGCCGATTTTATTAAAAACAGCCTGAGTTATTTACTTGATGACAATGGGATTATTATCGCCAGAAACAAAACACTGAAAATCCGTCCGTTGGACAAGGTGAAGGTGCTCGAAGAACAGACCTTCTGGCAGACCCTCAACATTGCCTTGCCAGTACTTTTGATACTCCTCCTTGGAGTGATATGGTATTTTGTCCGTAAACAACGCTATTCAAAATTTTAA
- a CDS encoding DUF4340 domain-containing protein, whose translation MRTNTQLLIILIGLIAWLVIDLTMDFGKKTEFANLQEFAVTDTADIQSITIQNQQQVSYLKREQNSWTINNKPAEDGMIKVLLSILHQVEVKRLVPKNEVQQVNATLQKRGIQVTVNTDGKDFSFVTAGNQDRTVSYGQIDDQRPATLYLPGYNSYVTGIFEVQPNDWRHRAIFRSSAHSLKSVTVSYPNNPAEGFTILPDEQKWKVDHYPAADPKKIFEYLSQFGYFQVDQYIDKGQVPQVDELLQGEPSLVLTIDDINPQQKGTLELFETPTKEKLMAGLLNHQQIVLIDKKRVTGIFKKKQDFKADSSK comes from the coding sequence ATGCGTACCAACACACAATTACTGATCATACTTATTGGGCTGATCGCCTGGCTGGTGATTGACCTGACGATGGATTTCGGTAAAAAAACCGAATTTGCCAATTTACAGGAATTTGCCGTAACGGATACTGCCGACATTCAGTCCATCACGATCCAAAACCAACAACAGGTGTCCTATCTCAAAAGGGAACAAAACTCCTGGACGATCAACAATAAACCTGCTGAAGATGGCATGATTAAGGTGCTCCTGAGCATTTTGCATCAGGTAGAAGTAAAGCGACTGGTGCCTAAAAATGAAGTTCAGCAGGTCAATGCCACTTTGCAGAAAAGGGGAATTCAGGTAACTGTAAATACCGATGGCAAGGACTTTTCCTTTGTTACCGCTGGTAACCAGGACCGCACGGTTTCCTATGGCCAGATTGATGACCAAAGGCCAGCGACTCTTTACCTGCCAGGCTACAACAGTTATGTTACTGGAATTTTTGAGGTACAGCCCAACGATTGGCGACACCGCGCAATCTTCCGCAGCAGTGCCCATTCACTGAAATCTGTCACGGTTTCCTATCCGAACAATCCCGCTGAAGGCTTTACCATCCTGCCCGACGAACAAAAGTGGAAGGTGGATCACTACCCGGCAGCCGACCCGAAAAAAATCTTTGAATACCTCTCGCAATTTGGCTATTTTCAGGTGGATCAGTATATCGATAAAGGGCAGGTTCCTCAGGTGGATGAATTACTTCAAGGTGAGCCATCGCTTGTACTGACCATTGATGATATCAACCCTCAACAAAAGGGAACGCTCGAACTCTTTGAGACCCCTACCAAAGAAAAGCTGATGGCCGGTTTACTCAA